In Euzebyales bacterium, a single genomic region encodes these proteins:
- a CDS encoding XdhC/CoxI family protein, with protein sequence MRDILSVLQAWWKAEEPLALATVVDVRKSAPRQPGTAMAISLDGEVAGSVSGGCVEGAVYQLGRQVLGSSKPELAHYGYSDDEAFAVGLTCGGELDVFVERIDHQARPWFGRLLDAIEEESPVAIATVIDAPSEEDVPPRRGATMLIGPGWTEGSVETEGLQIAVVDDARGMLQQGRTAERRYGRHGERRLDDVRVFISSFAPRPRMFVFGAIDYAAAVARVGSFLGYHVTVCDARATFATSKRFPDADEVIVEWPHRYLERVAIDERTAICVLTHDPKFDVPLLEVALRSPASYIGAMGSRRTHDERLERLRERGVDEAELARLRSPIGLDLGARTPEETAVSVAAELIQCRWGGSGRPLTDTSGRIHEVRGAAVDEAAGAGT encoded by the coding sequence ATGCGTGACATCCTGTCGGTGCTTCAGGCGTGGTGGAAGGCCGAGGAGCCTCTCGCCCTGGCCACCGTCGTCGACGTCCGCAAGAGCGCCCCGCGCCAGCCCGGCACGGCGATGGCCATCAGCCTTGACGGCGAGGTCGCCGGTTCGGTGTCGGGCGGCTGCGTCGAGGGTGCGGTCTACCAGCTCGGCCGGCAGGTGCTGGGCAGCAGTAAGCCCGAGCTCGCCCACTACGGCTACAGCGACGACGAGGCCTTCGCGGTCGGGTTGACCTGCGGAGGTGAGCTCGACGTCTTCGTCGAGCGCATCGATCATCAGGCGCGACCATGGTTCGGTCGGTTGCTCGATGCGATCGAGGAGGAGTCGCCGGTCGCGATCGCCACCGTGATCGACGCGCCGTCAGAGGAGGACGTCCCACCGCGGCGCGGCGCGACGATGCTCATCGGACCTGGCTGGACGGAGGGCTCGGTCGAGACGGAGGGCCTGCAGATCGCGGTCGTCGACGACGCACGCGGCATGCTGCAGCAGGGTCGCACCGCGGAGCGGCGCTACGGCCGCCACGGTGAGCGCAGGCTCGACGACGTGCGGGTGTTCATCTCCTCCTTCGCTCCGCGACCGCGCATGTTCGTGTTCGGCGCGATCGACTACGCGGCTGCCGTCGCACGGGTCGGCAGCTTCCTCGGATACCACGTGACCGTCTGCGACGCGCGTGCGACGTTCGCGACCTCGAAGCGCTTCCCCGACGCCGACGAGGTCATCGTCGAGTGGCCGCACCGCTACCTCGAACGCGTCGCCATCGACGAGCGGACCGCGATCTGCGTGCTGACGCACGACCCGAAGTTCGACGTCCCCCTGCTGGAGGTGGCCCTGCGCAGCCCCGCCAGCTACATCGGAGCCATGGGCAGTAGGCGCACCCACGACGAGCGGCTCGAGCGACTGCGCGAACGTGGCGTGGACGAGGCCGAGCTCGCCAGGCTGCGGTCACCGATCGGCCTGGACCTCGGCGCGCGCACACCGGAGGAGACCGCTGTCTCGGTGGCGGCCGAGCTGATCCAGTGCCGCTGGGGAGGCTCGGGCCGCCCGCTGACCGACACGTCCGGGCGGATCCACGAGGTGCGCGGCGCCGCGGTCGATGAGGCAGCCGGCGCGGGAACCTGA
- the uvrB gene encoding excinuclease ABC subunit UvrB: MTDATRTPRQFEVVSEFEPAGDQPRAVEGVAEAFNRGERDTVLLGVTGSGKTYTASKIVEAVQKPTLVMAPNKTLAAQLANEFKEFFPNNAVEYFVSYYDYYQPEAYIPSSDTYIEKDSSINDEIERLRHRATMALLTRRDVLIVASVSCIFGLGSPDEYEKHVLAMRRDEDVDMDGILRKLVDLQYERNDLNFIRGKFRRRGDTLEVFPADAELAYRIEFFGDTVDRITRLNPVTGELVSEVEEAWIFPNSHYVAGADRMKRAISTIEAELAERLAELEGQQKLLEAQRLRMRTNYDLEMMREIGFCSGIENYSRHIDGRGPGEAPHTLLDYFPDDFLCIIDESHVTNPQIGGMYEGDISRKRMLVEHGFRLPSACDNRPLTFEEFRERVPQTLHVSATPGPFERRVASTVVEQVIRPTGLVDPEVVVRPTKGQIDNLIGEIRARAEVDERVLVTTLTKKMAEDLTDYLLESGLRVRYLHSNIDTVQRIEILRELRLGEFDALVGINLLREGLDLPEVSLVAILDADKEGFLRSETSLIQTIGRAARNVKGQVVMYADELTDSMRRALHETNRRRDLQLAFNAEHGIDPQTIRKKVGDIIQIARAAEAGAPYSAATPSRRTRRGDGDGVDVSDLPKADLAKLIQSLTDEMHDAASDLRFEYAARLRDEITELRRELRAMEDALR, translated from the coding sequence ATGACCGACGCCACGCGGACGCCGCGGCAGTTCGAGGTCGTCAGCGAGTTCGAGCCCGCCGGCGACCAACCGCGCGCGGTCGAGGGCGTCGCCGAGGCGTTCAACCGCGGCGAGCGCGACACGGTGCTGCTGGGTGTGACCGGCTCCGGCAAGACGTACACGGCGAGCAAGATCGTTGAGGCCGTGCAGAAGCCGACGCTGGTGATGGCCCCGAACAAGACGCTGGCGGCGCAGCTCGCCAACGAGTTCAAGGAGTTCTTCCCGAACAACGCGGTCGAGTACTTCGTCAGCTACTACGACTACTACCAGCCCGAGGCGTACATCCCGTCGTCGGACACCTACATCGAGAAGGACTCGTCGATCAACGACGAGATCGAGCGCCTGCGCCACCGCGCGACCATGGCGCTGCTGACCCGTCGCGACGTGCTGATCGTGGCGAGCGTGTCCTGCATCTTCGGCCTGGGCTCGCCCGACGAGTACGAGAAGCACGTGCTGGCCATGCGGCGCGACGAGGACGTCGACATGGACGGGATCCTGCGCAAGCTGGTCGACCTGCAGTACGAGCGCAACGACCTCAACTTCATCCGTGGCAAGTTCCGGCGGCGTGGCGACACGCTCGAGGTGTTCCCGGCCGACGCCGAGCTGGCCTACAGGATCGAGTTCTTCGGCGACACCGTCGATCGCATCACACGCCTCAACCCGGTCACCGGCGAACTGGTCAGCGAGGTCGAGGAGGCGTGGATCTTCCCGAACAGTCACTACGTCGCCGGTGCCGACCGGATGAAGCGCGCGATCTCGACGATCGAGGCCGAGCTTGCCGAGCGCCTGGCGGAGCTCGAGGGGCAGCAGAAGCTGCTCGAAGCCCAGCGGCTGCGCATGCGGACGAACTACGACCTCGAGATGATGCGCGAGATCGGCTTCTGCTCGGGTATCGAGAACTACTCGCGTCACATCGACGGCAGGGGACCGGGCGAGGCACCGCACACGCTGCTCGACTACTTCCCCGACGACTTCTTGTGCATCATCGACGAGTCGCACGTCACGAACCCCCAGATCGGGGGGATGTACGAAGGCGACATCTCGCGCAAGCGCATGCTGGTCGAGCACGGTTTCCGTCTGCCCAGTGCCTGCGACAACCGGCCGCTGACGTTCGAGGAGTTCCGTGAGCGGGTCCCACAGACGCTGCACGTGTCGGCGACCCCGGGCCCGTTCGAGCGGCGCGTCGCCAGCACGGTCGTCGAGCAGGTCATACGCCCGACCGGGCTCGTCGACCCCGAGGTCGTGGTCCGGCCGACCAAGGGTCAGATCGACAACCTGATCGGCGAGATCCGCGCGCGCGCCGAGGTCGACGAGCGGGTGCTGGTCACGACGCTGACCAAGAAGATGGCCGAGGACCTCACCGACTACCTGCTGGAGTCGGGCCTGCGGGTCCGCTACCTGCACTCCAACATCGATACGGTCCAACGCATCGAGATCCTGCGCGAGCTGCGGCTGGGCGAGTTCGACGCGCTCGTCGGCATCAACCTGCTGCGGGAGGGCCTGGACCTGCCCGAGGTGTCACTGGTCGCGATCCTCGACGCCGACAAGGAGGGCTTCCTGCGGTCCGAGACGTCGTTGATCCAGACGATCGGCCGCGCCGCCCGCAACGTCAAGGGTCAGGTCGTGATGTACGCCGACGAGCTGACTGACTCGATGCGCCGCGCTCTGCACGAGACGAACCGGCGCCGAGACCTGCAGCTGGCGTTCAACGCCGAGCACGGCATCGACCCGCAGACGATCCGCAAGAAGGTCGGCGACATCATCCAGATCGCCCGCGCTGCAGAAGCCGGCGCGCCCTACTCGGCGGCGACGCCGAGCCGGCGTACGCGACGCGGTGACGGCGACGGGGTCGACGTGTCGGACCTTCCGAAAGCCGACCTCGCGAAGCTGATCCAGTCGCTCACCGACGAGATGCACGACGCGGCGTCGGATCTGAGATTCGAGTACGCCGCCCGGCTCCGTGACGAGATCACCGAGCTGCGGCGGGAGCTGCGCGCCATGGAGGACGCGCTGCGCTGA
- a CDS encoding SRPBCC family protein: MELNHSFTVPVGADTAFDVLTDIERIAPCMPGASVDSVDGDEFTGRVKVKVGPMQVTYRGKARYAEVDQDNHSAVIEARAQEMRGSGTANATISAKLDEKGDEETEVTVVSNLSITGRPAQFGRGVMNEVGSKLLNQFADCLSTKLSGAEEPEEAVEAAAETTTTAAAGSNGDSAATSEQEITQQVGAASPQPATDATTAAATAAPSAAAAPSGAAAGSSAASSSSGTQAADRATTPTQTSAPDVEAIDLFEVAGASVAKRAIPVLAALLLIVLLIWRRRR, translated from the coding sequence ATGGAACTGAACCACTCATTCACGGTGCCGGTGGGAGCGGACACGGCGTTCGACGTGCTGACCGACATCGAGCGCATCGCGCCGTGCATGCCGGGCGCGTCCGTCGACTCCGTCGACGGCGACGAGTTCACGGGCCGGGTCAAGGTCAAGGTCGGCCCCATGCAGGTGACGTACCGCGGGAAGGCCAGGTACGCCGAGGTCGACCAGGACAATCACAGCGCGGTGATCGAGGCGCGCGCGCAGGAGATGCGCGGGAGCGGCACCGCCAACGCCACGATCTCTGCGAAGCTCGACGAGAAGGGCGACGAGGAGACCGAGGTCACGGTCGTCAGCAACCTGTCGATCACCGGGCGCCCGGCGCAGTTCGGTCGCGGCGTGATGAACGAGGTCGGCAGCAAGCTGCTCAACCAGTTTGCCGACTGCCTGTCGACCAAGTTGTCGGGCGCCGAGGAACCCGAGGAGGCCGTCGAGGCGGCGGCGGAGACCACCACGACGGCCGCCGCCGGCAGCAACGGTGACAGCGCCGCGACGTCCGAGCAGGAGATCACCCAGCAGGTCGGGGCGGCCTCGCCGCAGCCGGCGACCGACGCGACCACGGCGGCTGCGACCGCGGCGCCATCAGCGGCCGCCGCCCCGTCCGGCGCGGCGGCTGGCTCGTCAGCGGCCTCGTCGAGCAGCGGGACGCAGGCCGCGGACCGCGCCACCACACCGACGCAGACGTCGGCTCCCGACGTCGAGGCCATCGACCTGTTCGAGGTCGCAGGGGCGTCGGTCGCCAAGCGTGCGATCCCGGTCCTGGCAGCCCTGCTCCTCATCGTCCTGCTGATCTGGCGCCGCCGCCGCTGA
- a CDS encoding type IV toxin-antitoxin system AbiEi family antitoxin domain-containing protein, with the protein MDIHRCPGRTPGRRPRECHADSMRAFSADAEAISLMQRQHGCALVSQLNEVGLSRGQIALRVRHGLFERLARGVVGLKDREVTPHGRAMRAVLIARPNAVACRWTAAELLGLDAPRSMVAHVVVEGCRRQNPTDDVHVHRTRQLPPHHVIASRSVPTTSLPRTIVDCSTELDAWSALRLLDSCSASPSMWRAIHSTADALSNGRAGVRAIAEATHPDGADRLRSVLERFAAEALRVAGMPPGEWNVAISDRRGWVREVDLCFRQQCLIVEFDGLRHHEQRATAQRDRATDRRLQLAGWTIMRFTWRDVTERPTAMVAEIREALRA; encoded by the coding sequence ATGGACATCCACAGGTGTCCGGGCCGAACGCCTGGACGCAGACCACGGGAGTGCCACGCTGACTCGATGCGCGCCTTCTCAGCAGACGCCGAAGCCATCAGTCTCATGCAGCGACAGCACGGTTGTGCACTGGTGAGCCAGCTGAACGAGGTCGGCCTGTCGCGTGGTCAGATCGCGCTGCGCGTACGGCACGGGCTGTTCGAACGTCTCGCCCGGGGCGTGGTCGGTCTGAAGGATCGTGAGGTGACGCCGCACGGTCGAGCCATGCGCGCCGTCCTCATCGCGCGTCCGAACGCGGTCGCGTGTCGGTGGACAGCGGCCGAGCTGCTCGGCCTCGACGCCCCGCGCAGCATGGTGGCACACGTGGTCGTCGAAGGATGCCGGCGGCAGAACCCGACGGACGATGTTCACGTCCACCGCACGCGGCAGCTTCCACCCCACCACGTGATCGCGAGCCGTTCGGTGCCGACGACGAGTCTGCCAAGGACGATCGTCGACTGCTCAACCGAACTCGACGCCTGGTCAGCGCTCCGGCTGCTCGACAGCTGCAGCGCCTCGCCATCGATGTGGCGGGCAATCCACTCGACCGCCGACGCGCTGTCCAATGGTCGTGCGGGAGTGCGGGCGATCGCCGAGGCCACGCATCCCGACGGCGCCGACCGCTTGCGGTCCGTGCTCGAGCGGTTCGCCGCCGAAGCACTGCGCGTCGCCGGCATGCCGCCGGGCGAGTGGAACGTGGCGATCAGCGATCGACGTGGCTGGGTTCGCGAGGTGGACCTGTGCTTCCGGCAGCAGTGCCTGATCGTTGAGTTCGACGGCCTGCGCCACCACGAGCAGCGCGCGACGGCACAGCGCGACAGGGCAACGGACCGTCGTCTTCAACTCGCCGGCTGGACGATCATGCGCTTCACCTGGCGGGATGTCACCGAGCGCCCGACGGCGATGGTCGCAGAGATCCGGGAGGCGCTCAGGGCGTAG
- a CDS encoding EAL domain-containing protein — MVWSVASILTLVVGVVTLAVGVVALHVGRRRTRRSVAALLFAVGIWNVAYAIEIATTTMTVTHLVGGVVKYAAISAVPPILLVFVCQFTRRTDLMTRPAALLLLIEPIWVVTMLALPSTRDLIRVYEEPIVPGVVPLVASGPLFWIHYWYIQALLVVGCGLLLISLARLPRSAGPQVRRLLFAISLPWLVNIVVIFRVGGFGRFDATSIAFAVFAKVLLWTSERYALFDVVPVARDLVIERMSDAILVLDDERTVIDLNPAAEHLVGHDRRHSLGLPAGELMRAVPEVRALLDNVGDQPSRAELELASRDRGMLHFDAVASHLPSRASPASGYLLVLRDVTERKRLDSELQRLAHFDTLTGLPNRKLFMDRLSVALARARRDGTPLAVLFCDLDGFKRINDTLGHAHGDELLREVAVRLQRRIRDGDTVARFGGDEYTVILSQLSRAGDAALVARKLLGELTPPVQLDGMSVQVTASIGIAIWPRDGDNQEALVRCADMAMYRAKALGPNELAFFTSAIGKSAATRHRLEADLRLAIAGEELELAYQPQLAVDDTGVPGAVLGVEALARWDHPELGAVPPGTFIPLAEELGLMGELGRWVLMSSCREAATWRDRLRSSVPVAVNISGRQLNPELLVHLDDALLDARLDPAQLVIELSERTVSSHGEHATELIAAIRARGVRVALDDYGTGVTSTMRLANLPLDVIKIDRSLVAGLARETDRRASAVLDATISLAHDLGLMVIGEGVEQPTQQQRLGLLGCDAIQGHLVARPVPASELLDVLGSRVAR; from the coding sequence GTGGTCTGGTCTGTAGCGAGCATCCTCACGCTCGTGGTCGGCGTCGTCACTCTGGCCGTGGGCGTCGTTGCGTTGCACGTCGGACGCCGCCGGACCCGGCGGAGCGTCGCGGCGCTGCTGTTCGCGGTCGGGATCTGGAACGTCGCGTACGCGATCGAGATCGCCACCACGACCATGACGGTCACCCACCTGGTCGGCGGTGTCGTCAAGTACGCGGCCATCAGCGCCGTTCCGCCGATCCTGCTGGTCTTCGTGTGCCAGTTCACGCGCCGCACGGACCTCATGACCCGCCCAGCTGCGCTGCTGCTGCTGATCGAGCCCATCTGGGTCGTGACGATGCTCGCGCTGCCATCGACCCGGGATCTGATCCGCGTCTACGAGGAGCCGATCGTGCCCGGCGTGGTGCCACTCGTCGCGTCCGGGCCGCTGTTCTGGATCCACTACTGGTACATCCAGGCCTTGCTGGTCGTCGGCTGCGGGCTGCTGCTGATCTCGCTCGCGCGCCTCCCGCGCAGCGCCGGACCGCAGGTCCGCCGCCTGCTGTTCGCGATCTCGCTGCCGTGGCTGGTCAACATCGTCGTCATCTTCCGCGTCGGCGGGTTCGGCCGGTTCGACGCCACGTCGATCGCGTTCGCGGTGTTCGCCAAGGTGCTGCTGTGGACCTCGGAGCGCTACGCGTTGTTCGACGTCGTGCCGGTCGCACGCGACCTCGTGATCGAACGCATGAGCGATGCGATCCTCGTCCTCGACGACGAGCGCACAGTCATCGACCTCAACCCCGCAGCCGAGCACCTGGTCGGCCACGACCGTCGCCACTCGCTCGGCCTGCCGGCGGGCGAGCTGATGCGGGCCGTCCCCGAGGTCCGCGCGCTGCTGGACAACGTCGGCGACCAGCCCTCGCGCGCCGAGCTGGAGCTCGCGAGCCGTGACCGGGGCATGCTGCACTTCGACGCTGTCGCCAGCCACCTGCCCTCGCGCGCGTCACCCGCGTCCGGCTACCTGCTGGTCCTGCGCGACGTCACCGAGCGCAAACGCCTCGACTCCGAGCTCCAGCGCCTCGCCCACTTCGACACCCTGACGGGGTTGCCGAACCGCAAGCTGTTCATGGACCGGTTGTCGGTAGCGCTCGCACGTGCGCGCCGCGACGGCACACCGCTCGCGGTGCTGTTCTGCGACCTCGACGGGTTCAAGCGCATCAACGACACGCTCGGCCACGCCCACGGCGACGAGCTGCTGCGCGAGGTCGCCGTGCGGCTCCAGCGCCGCATCCGCGACGGCGACACCGTCGCGCGCTTCGGCGGCGACGAGTACACCGTGATCCTGTCCCAGCTCAGCCGCGCCGGCGACGCCGCGCTGGTCGCCCGCAAGCTGCTCGGCGAGTTGACGCCACCCGTGCAGCTCGATGGCATGAGCGTCCAAGTCACCGCCAGCATCGGGATCGCGATCTGGCCACGCGACGGTGACAACCAGGAGGCGCTGGTGCGCTGTGCGGACATGGCGATGTACCGCGCCAAGGCACTGGGACCCAACGAGCTCGCGTTCTTCACATCCGCGATCGGCAAGAGCGCCGCGACCCGGCACCGCCTCGAGGCCGATCTGCGGCTCGCGATCGCCGGTGAGGAGCTCGAGCTCGCCTACCAGCCACAGCTCGCCGTCGACGACACGGGCGTTCCCGGCGCGGTGCTCGGCGTCGAGGCCCTTGCGCGCTGGGACCACCCAGAGCTCGGTGCGGTCCCACCCGGCACGTTCATCCCGCTCGCCGAGGAGCTGGGCCTGATGGGCGAGCTGGGTCGCTGGGTGCTCATGAGCTCGTGCCGGGAAGCGGCGACGTGGCGCGACAGGCTGCGGTCCAGCGTGCCGGTCGCCGTCAACATATCGGGCCGCCAGCTGAACCCCGAGTTGCTGGTCCACCTGGACGACGCCCTGCTCGACGCCCGGCTGGATCCAGCGCAACTAGTGATCGAGCTGTCCGAACGCACCGTCTCGAGCCATGGCGAGCACGCGACCGAGCTGATCGCCGCGATCCGTGCGCGCGGCGTGCGCGTCGCCCTCGACGACTACGGCACAGGCGTGACCTCGACGATGCGCCTGGCCAACCTGCCGCTTGACGTGATCAAGATCGACCGGTCGCTCGTCGCGGGGCTGGCACGCGAGACCGACCGCCGCGCCAGCGCCGTCCTCGACGCGACGATCAGCCTGGCTCACGACCTCGGCCTCATGGTGATCGGCGAGGGCGTCGAGCAGCCGACGCAGCAACAGCGCCTCGGCCTGCTCGGGTGCGACGCGATCCAGGGGCACCTGGTCGCGCGTCCCGTACCGGCGTCCGAGCTGCTCGATGTGCTCGGCAGCCGTGTCGCCAGGTAA
- a CDS encoding nucleotidyltransferase family protein, translating to MRPDDIPPAGVLLAAGAGVRFGRPKALVTFHGEPLVVRGVRLLACAGCRPVTVVVGADGVAVSAALCGRAVDVVVNDDWRSGMGGSVRAGLRAARRSDAPAAVVALVDQPLVAPEAVRRLMLSWRAGAVIAAATYDGHIRTPVLFDARTWDAVDQAVVGDQGARALLRDRPEWVEPVACDDVASPLDIDTGTDLSALTTEPDPNPPRVGGRAATKEQQQWN from the coding sequence ATGCGTCCGGACGACATACCGCCCGCTGGCGTGCTGCTCGCGGCAGGTGCGGGGGTTCGGTTCGGGCGTCCCAAGGCACTCGTGACGTTCCACGGCGAGCCGCTCGTCGTCAGGGGTGTGCGATTGCTGGCGTGCGCCGGGTGCCGACCCGTGACGGTCGTGGTCGGCGCCGACGGGGTAGCGGTGAGCGCGGCGCTGTGTGGCCGTGCGGTCGACGTGGTCGTCAACGACGACTGGCGCTCCGGGATGGGCGGGTCGGTTCGGGCCGGTCTGCGTGCGGCCCGTCGCTCGGACGCGCCAGCAGCGGTGGTGGCGCTCGTCGACCAGCCGCTCGTCGCACCGGAGGCCGTCCGGCGCCTGATGCTGTCCTGGCGGGCCGGTGCCGTGATCGCCGCGGCGACGTACGACGGCCACATCCGTACGCCGGTGCTGTTCGACGCGCGGACATGGGACGCGGTCGATCAGGCGGTCGTGGGGGATCAGGGTGCCCGTGCGCTGTTGCGTGACCGGCCGGAGTGGGTAGAGCCGGTAGCGTGCGACGACGTCGCCTCGCCGCTGGACATCGACACGGGGACGGACCTGAGCGCACTGACGACTGAGCCCGATCCGAACCCTCCGCGCGTCGGTGGACGTGCAGCCACAAAGGAGCAGCAGCAATGGAACTGA
- a CDS encoding MBL fold metallo-hydrolase has protein sequence MHTFDDRGHVEPHGPAARRVVRHGATRLSVVKLSVGQMDNNCYVLSDIGTGTGIVIDAADEPDRILEAVGDIDITTILTTHGHRDHWQALAAVKRTTGARVLHHLADAPMIPVPADGTVGDGDKVTIGAAAVEVLHTPGHTDGSVCVELRGPAEDRPEITTHLFTGDTLFPGGPGKTSGEAAFAQIMTSLRTRLFVFDDDTWVHPGHGEDTTLGAERGDLDAWQARGW, from the coding sequence ATGCACACGTTCGATGACCGCGGCCACGTCGAGCCGCACGGCCCAGCCGCACGCCGCGTCGTCCGGCACGGCGCGACCCGTCTCTCGGTGGTGAAGCTGTCCGTCGGCCAGATGGACAACAACTGCTACGTGCTCTCCGACATCGGGACCGGCACCGGCATCGTCATCGACGCTGCCGACGAGCCCGACCGTATCCTCGAGGCGGTCGGTGACATCGATATCACGACGATCCTCACGACCCACGGCCACCGTGACCACTGGCAGGCGCTGGCGGCAGTCAAGCGCACCACGGGCGCGCGGGTCCTGCACCACCTCGCCGATGCACCGATGATTCCGGTGCCGGCCGACGGCACCGTCGGCGACGGCGACAAGGTGACGATCGGCGCCGCTGCGGTCGAGGTGCTGCACACCCCCGGTCACACCGACGGCAGCGTGTGCGTCGAGCTCAGAGGTCCCGCCGAGGACCGACCCGAGATCACGACCCACTTGTTCACCGGCGACACGCTGTTCCCCGGTGGGCCGGGCAAGACGTCGGGTGAGGCCGCGTTCGCCCAGATCATGACCTCGCTCCGCACGCGTCTGTTCGTCTTTGACGACGACACCTGGGTCCACCCGGGGCACGGCGAGGACACCACGCTGGGCGCCGAGCGCGGCGACCTCGATGCGTGGCAGGCGCGCGGCTGGTAG